From Pempheris klunzingeri isolate RE-2024b chromosome 18, fPemKlu1.hap1, whole genome shotgun sequence, a single genomic window includes:
- the LOC139218024 gene encoding 5-hydroxytryptamine receptor 1B-like has product MESASQLKPTPAIYGELLNISTNYTHANFTAKAEEKDSNLALQAGLAVTLALLTFATTLSNAFVIATIYQSRKLHTPANFLIASLAVTDLLVSILVMPISALYTVSQTWTLGQVVCDIWLSSDITCCTASILHLCVIALDRYWAITDAVEYSKKRTPGRAAGMIATAWVIAISISLPPFFWRQVKAEEVTSCNVNTDHIFYTVYSTFGAFYIPTLLLIALYGRIYVEARKRILKQSHNKPGKRLTSAHLITNSPGSVASTTSLNYGTNDTSSCDTTSSANVSQVKVTVSDALLEKKRISAARERKATKTLGIILGAYIICWLPFFIYTLLVPLCESCFHPELFDIFTWLGYLNSLINPIIYTMSNEDFKQAFHKLIRFRCCRV; this is encoded by the coding sequence atggagagcGCCAGCCAGCTCAAACCAACGCCTGCCATCTACGGAGAGCTGTTGAACATCTCCACCAACTACACCCATGCCAATTTCACGGCGAAGGCGGAGGAGAAGGACAGTAACTTGGCTCTCCAGGCGGGTCTGGCCGTGACCTTAGCCCTCTTAACTTTCGCCACGACGCTCTCAAACGCGTTCGTCATCGCCACCATCTACCAGTCCCGCAAACTCCACACCCCGGCGAACTTTCTGATCGCCTCCCTGGCCGTCACCGACCTCCTGGTGTCCATCCTGGTGATGCCCATCAGCGCGCTCTACACCGTCAGCCAGACCTGGACTCTGGGGCAGGTGGTGTGCGACATCTGGCTGTCCTCGGATATAACGTGCTGCACCGCGTCCATCCTCCACCTGTGCGTAATTGCGCTGGACCGCTACTGGGCCATCACGGACGCGGTGGAGTACTCCAAGAAGCGCACGCCGGGACGCGCAGCGGGCATGATCGCCACCGCCTGGGTGATCGCCATCTCCATCTCCCTGCCGCCTTTCTTCTGGCGCCAGGTGAAGGCGGAGGAGGTGACGAGCTGCAACGTGAACACCGACCACATTTTCTACACCGTCTACTCCACCTTCGGCGCTTTCTACATCCCCACGCTGCTGCTCATCGCCCTGTACGGGAGGATCTACGTGGAGGCACGGAAGCGCATCCTGAAGCAGTCGCACAACAAGCCGGGGAAGAGACTCACCTCCGCGCACCTGATCACCAACTCCCCCGGCTCGGTGGCGTCCACCACCTCCCTGAACTACGGGACGAACGACACCTCCTCCTGTGACACTACCTCGTCCGCCAACGTGAGCCAAGTCAAAGTCACTGTGTCCGACGCGCTGCTGGAGAAGAAGCGGATCTCCGCCGCCCGCGAGAGGAAGGCGACCAAAACTTTGGGAATAATCCTGGGAGCCTACATCATTTGCTGGCTCCCGTTTTTCATTTACACTCTTCTAGTGCCTCTCTGCGAGTCCTGCTTCCACCCGGAgttatttgacattttcacctGGCTGGGTTACCTCAACTCCTTAATCAACCCAATCATCTACACCATGTCCAACGAGGACTTCAAACAGGCTTTCCACAAACTAATAAGGTTTAGATGCTGCAGGGTGTGA